The Anoplolepis gracilipes chromosome 7, ASM4749672v1, whole genome shotgun sequence genome segment atcactaTTATgcttatatttgaaattttttttatagattaaacGCATTCTTGGAGggtttttatgatattataccTAAACGACTGATCTCCATATTTAACGAACAAGAACTTGAACTATTGATCAGCGGTTTGCCTAATGTAGATATCGAGGACCTTAAAGCAAACACCGAGTATCATAAGTACACAGCTACGTCTTTGCAGGTACATTTCAATATTCCTTTCTTTTACTATATTATGTtcgactttattttaaaaagaacgAGTTATCGTATTtgttgtcatttttattaaatttttattaattttttattaaatacgtaGATTCAATGGTTCTGGCGTGCTCTGCGAGGTTTCGATCAAGCAGATCGTGCAAAATTCTTGCAATTCGTTACCGGTACGTCAAAAGTACCATTGCAAGGTTTCGCCGCATTAGAAGGCATGAACGGCGTACAAAAGTTTCAAATTCACAGAGAGGATAGGTCAACGGACAGACTTCCGTCTGCTCATACTTGGTAAGAGTaacaagagaatattttttgtcatattttcttaaatattttcatacaaactaaaattagatatacatGACGCAACTATTACTcgactaaaatatattatctaattacaGTTTCAATCAACTGGATTTGCCGGTATACGAGACATACGATAAACTGCGTACGAATCTACTCAAGGCGATTCACGAATGCAGCGAAGGATTCGGATTTGCATAAGCTTGCTGAAATGTTGTTGTGTCGTATATTCGTAGCAGTTTATCGTACATGTGTTGTCCTGTCTGTTTTCAGAGTAAACTCGTCATGAGAACTCGCTCTTGTATAATTACGCGTTCATGCGATTATGCGTCGTCTAATTGCGATGACATTCTGGTGACACGCTTGGTCTTCATTCAAGATCTAATGGAAAACTCGTTTAacttgatatatacatatagatacacgaatatgtatatacgtatataattattgattatgatGTAATTACGTGAGAATAATTGTCAATGATACCCGAAGCTAGGGTTTATTTTGTTGAGGAGGATCTTGGAGGAAGATGCTGAGCTTAACGATAATTCCCAACAAGGAATGATAAGGAGAAATTAGTTCAGTTTTATGATAAGGATAAGATAACGATAAGGATAAGATTCACACATAACTGTAATAGTTACGTACATTAGTttacaagaaataatataggatgaaaaaatgtaatatactgCACTCTTTGAAGTCAGCGATATGTTTTAACTGGTTCGATAGTTTGAATAGAGATACAACGGAGGTAACGGTAGCCTGCTTCTTTACCAGAAAAAAGCAGCAAGAGTATAAGTGGACGAGTGCCTGCGTgagtgaaagagaaaatgaCGAAGTAAAAAGCGTGAGcgaacgaaagagagagagagagagagagagagagaaactgaATAGAGATACTGAGCCTAACTAAAGGATTTCAATAACAATATGAACGCTGTCCTTccctttaaaaaaatgtatggtTGTACActattagtattaataattaaaattaattcttaattaatagtaatgatcattaaatatcattttaatattaatcattcgAAATGTGATGTTAAACAactgtaatttctttttcttgagatctaaaaaaataaagtttccaGTTGAACAGACGTTACTTTATAAACACATCGAATGGGACAATATTGGCGAAACACCGTACACAGGCACCGTTGATTATGTAGTTACTGAGCTCCTTACGAAATTGTTAGGGAATTATTGATTAGGAATCGCAGAATAAAGTGAAtgttgtatttcttataaaaaaaacagttgcattttttgttattgcaCAGAGTCCTTAATTATACTAACTTTTGAATTTCCTGAGAATAGACTTAATTGATAACACTGCGTTTACAATTCTTAGTCTCCTTTAAGATagcttaattttatgtattaccgaataaattattattattatcaagatTAACTACATGAGAATTAATGTATGtaacatgaaaatatatatttcatatttacaaCGTCGTGTAATAAtccataatattaataactaatgTGCCGATTTAGAAAGTAATTCGCTAAATCAGTAAACGATACACACTGTCCATTGTCATTTTTGTataagtacattaaaaatttcagaaacaATGCGTGTCCTCGTCGCACTGTACGACCGGAATGTGTTATCACTGGCTGCAAAGGCCCATCCACAAGTGGAAGCAACAAGCGTTTACAAAACCTTCGACTAGAGCATAGACTTCTTCCATGTTCATTGGTATATTGATTTCTGTGGATTTTCGGTAAACGGCGCATAAatcctaaaataaatattagattagtttatttaatttttccgtGATAGCATTTCATCTTATTCATGTTCTAAATTTCGCATTAAATATGCattctgtaaataatatttatagtttatatacgTTGTATAAGAATGCTTACTCCTCTCGATGTATGCAGATCGATAGTTAGCATCATGAATGCTTGAAGAAGAGTCGGATGTAATATAAGATGATGGGTAACGTTTCCATCAGACGTGATAAATTGTTTGTGATGctcttgatatttattttgcaacacTTTGGATAATGTTTGATACCAAGAGACAGGTTGATTGACGAGCGGACCAAGCCTTGGGTCGAGATTCGGCAGAGGTTCTATGTGAGCTAGCGAGCAAAGTTCGCTGAACTCGTTATACGTCATTGAGGACTTATTCTCCAAAAGTTTGTCCCAAAGTAAATGCGTTCGACACTGCAACGCGCCGCGCTCCACCATGTTCGTTATATGCTGATGGGCAGCATTCGCCTGTGACATGATCATCTGTTGCATAAGCTGTTCGTGCGACGAATAGTAGCCAAGATAATTGACCGATTCCTGTCGAATCTGCACCAAGTGCGgcgatgacgacgatgacgagtTGACACTAGAGTTTTGCGCTAGGGGAGAATTCGGAACCGGTGGAGGCGTGGGCGCTagattattatgaatattaaagcTCGTTATTTTAACGTCATTGTCTTTAATAGTCACATCATTCGAATCAAGAACTGTTCTCTCCTGCTGATCGATGCACATTTCCGTTCTAGAATTGTCCCTCGTAAACGGTCTCGGTATCTGCGATACCGGGCTAGACTCAACCATCGAGCTCTCCGTATACGATTCAGTTGTGGACTTACCCACGCTGTATACAGTTCTAAATTTACccaatttattattctccACCTCTCTTTTCGGATACAACTCCCTCTTACTCGTCAGCATcagataatatttcaaagtgaTCTCAGTTCTCTCTATTTGCGGGCATTGTTCCACGCGCGACACGATCAGCGCTACATCAAAGTCATCGGTATATCTGGTATCATGAGCGTCACAATAACTAACGAGTGGAGTACTTTGTAATTTAATCAAGACGTATTCGTTATCGTGAGACTCTTGGAATTCGCTGGACATTACGAATACGCGCATATTGTACTCTTTCTCATGTGAAAGTAAGTATGAATATAACGTACGTGCTGATATCGCTATATTGCGTATCGTTATTATGTctgaaatataacaataagtcTCATTACGATTATGCATTACGAAATAAATCAAAGCGTTACGTACGATTATGCTCTCAAAAAGCTTACCGCTATATATCAGGTTTCTAGCGTAATTCGGTGCTTTActgtaatatttgataaaatcatCCATAAAGTGAGTGAGGTGATAACCTTGTTGCAAGGACCACAGTCCAGTTCCAGCAATGTAAGAATGAATACAACGCAAATGAAAGTCATACGTAAACGAATGCAAATGCATGTTGATTTGAATCTTGTCGCAAATGTCCACGAAGCTTAGTacaaactgtaaaaaaaatattcttcactTAAAtgccttatatatataattaaatataatcgacATTTCTCTTACTTGGTTCATCATACCGCTACTTGTCTTTGTCTGCAAACGATTGTATTCGACGATGTgcaattttacgataaaaaatggTTGCGACAAGTGAATTTCGAACAATAAAATACCGCCCAACATCGGCTTTTTGAGGTAATAAGACTGCTGCTGTTGTGCATGTTCTTCGtctctgcaaaaaaaaatatatttgataagaaatacgttatttgttaaaattcagCGACGTTAAATTCGAACGAACATTTTATGCGGTGATTCCACTTGGATCGGATTAAAGCCCAAGATCTGCAGATATTGTTTATACTCGGACAACATCGACTTGCAGAGTTCTTGATGCCACTTTATCATAATCGCGTTTGTTGCTTCTTGTTTCGACTGCACCGCTTGTGATGATTGTTGATGCGACACATTCAAACCGTCATTCAAATTGAAATCAGATGTTTGTGGCGGCGTTAACGAATGATCTCTCGTGGCGGCGGACTGTAAACGCCAGGCTGGTAAAAAGAGAAGAGGCGTATGGCAAAAGTGTATTAGACGAGAGTGTTGCTTGAACGTGTTCAAAGCGTTTAGCGATATTGGTATGTTGGATGTACGACTCTGCCACATTGCGTACAATTTTTCCAGATCCTCTGTAAAAGAGATATATCGATTATGTTAatgcttaattattttaaaaacgcaAACTTGATATATCAGTGTTacctttaatctttttttctcgatgtCGCAAATCCTGTAAATCATAAGCAGCTTTGACAATCGCGTCCGTTGTGTTATGAAGATGCGGAGCATTTGGTTTTGCATCGCGCATCGCTTGCCCGACCACTTGAGTCCAGGAAAACGCATTGTTCTTCGTCGATTGCGCTCGACTTGATCGCGTCCAGTCTTTATTATCGGTATTCAACTGAGTTGGAAATTTCGCAAGATTCTCCATGTCGTTGATTTGATAAAACTGAGAACTATGCTCTCTCTGCTGAGGTTCCCGGATGAGTTTGTGATGAAATATACCCaacttttgcataattatGTTGGTGAATAGACTCGACCTAGAAGAAAGCCACGTACCTAAACTCgttgtttgttttattaacttttctgATTTCTCCTTAGACCagttgtacatataaatgattatctgaaaaaataaaactcgaTTAGtcaatcttataattatttcataattgttttataataagcaTACTTACGTTGTCACTTGATATTTCAGCTAACAATATCCTTTGTCTAGGCACAAAATTCGATTCCGATATTAAaggattaaatttttgcaattgttTCTGatctataatatacaatataaaagaattaatactGAAGAgtgatacatttaaaatacttaaatataattaaatataattaaaaaatgttaattatgacTGACCTTTAGGAGCAAGCAGTTCTGGATCTATTTCTTTACTCAAAGATGCTTTCCATTGATGAAAATTCCTTGCGACTAAAATACATTTGATGTAAGTCGTTTGTTcgtctttattaaattcatgtGGTACATAGATAGAATTCGTGTTCTTTTGGTTCGTATTTTCTGTCGATTGATCTGAGCTGTTTCGAAAACCTTCAGACCATCTGGATGCTTTATGCGAGACAATGTTTTGGTTCACGAACGGTTGTCGATCTTGTAAAACGAAAACTTTACTAGATGTGTCTGGATCCTGACAACGTATAAGATTCTGTAATTCTCTCACGATTACAGGGATCGCATGTCTGTGGTGAATAATTACTTCATGCTTTTTGACAGCAGGAACACCTATTTCTAATGCAAATTGAAACCATTGCGCTAATGTAGTACGATAAATTTCATTCAACTTTCCTTCCTCGCCAAGCTCATATTGATTAATCGTCAaattatcaacaattttttgtgACTGTGACGTTTTTACAGGCGTTTGTGCATCTTTATTCTCTAGCTTCTCTGTAGTTTCTTTAAATACTGGTGAAGAACTAGCAGCTATTGATTCCGTTAATGGTGTAGCCAACAAATTATACTCTGTGACCAAGTCCCAAGTACCATGTTTTACGGCAGATGACAATTTCAGAATTAAGGATTCCAGATTGACTCTACCTTGTTTCCAAATTCGGAATTCTATCAATGCTTCAGCGTTTGGTTTAAACTCACTTTTATGGTCATAAACGATGGTTGATacaatattttcgaaattttcgaCTCTAAACAATTTAGGCAAGTTCGATTTGTAATCATCCGCTACAGATTCTCCTTTGGCATCGGTGATGGCTAAAGCGATGCAAGCTATACCTTTACTACCACTCGAATGACTttgattatacaaaaaaatgtcagATTCAGATACTCGTCTTCTAATACCATCTAGCGAGGAGTAATCCTGGAAATGATAGTGAGTGCCAAGATCCGTGTATTttggtatatataaaaactgtagTATATTTTGTCTCAGATAATATCCCAAAGCATTTATATATGGCAAACAATGCGGTTGCACTGATAGTTGAATTATACATTCAGGAGATTTATATggtttttgtataaaatgcaCGTCCGCCGGTGTCAATTTACACATCGGATTGCGCGCCAACATCACGGACAGTACCTCTAACACCGCGTCATCGAGACGATTTTGTAATACTTGCACCAAGTCTCGCTTAACTTCTGGACCAGCTTCCGATATCCCATGTACCATCAGAATGATCGAATCACCGGTTCTGTTCAAGATATCGGATTCTTTTTCGCCAAACGAACGAACCCTAGGTCGAGTATCGTTCGATATCATGTGATCATTTGTTAGACTGCCAATACCTTTAGCCTGTGATAAGGATGCAACGCTGTTGCTGCGCGAAACGACCAACTTTTCGTCACTCTCGGACAATTTATTCTGCAGAGGTTTCCCATCGTTTGTTTGTTCATGTAGTCGCAGATAAAATACATTCTCGTTATTCTCCTGATATACAAACATGTTGTTTCGATTATTAACGGAAAGCCTATTAAGAACGCCATGCAGAGCTTTGATTCCTCTCGATAATCCAGATCTTCCAGGCCCGGTCTTTAAGCGGGGATGCAAATTAAAAGGTTCTTCCCAAATGACGGGGCATCTAAACATGCCTGGTGTATCGTTCAAAGTTGAAGAAGTGTGATTCTGGAAAAGATTTCCAGATTCACCGCTATTTTCTCCTCTCCAGGTATTGTAATCCTCAGTTGATTCTGGCTCCAATAGTGGATCGCATATGCGAGTATCATGAAGattttgtaaaagtaaatACTGATTTACTCGTCGACATATAGCTTTGATTTGAGCGAGTAACATTTTCTGTATTTGCAAATAGCAATCCACTTCTGGTGAGGAAAGTTCTAAAAATCTGTATAAGATTGTGATTTCTtataagtttttctttttctcttcttttacaCGTGttcatgtatttatttttattaatttactaacCTGCAATGAAAGTAGACATTAACATGACTGCTTTCGACGTTTAGAATTAGCCAAAAATTAGGCAAACGATCTCTGCGCTTATCAAGTTCTATCAGCCACTGATAATCGTCGTCGGAATTGCTGCTGTCACCCTCGTATCCATCGTCTGTTCCGTGTTTTCCTTCGGCTAGACTAGATAACTCAGAATAATAACCTGGTGCGTCTCCAGAGTCTTGGCCATTTATTTGAATCATTGTTGACATTTCTTCTTGTTCCACATTTTCAACGGTTTcgtctataaataataaatataaactttataataactaataatttaaaaaataaatttttatatagatatgttttaaaataattgatataaaactttccatataaagagaagagaaaaatatatattatcaatatctttctaataaaagaaaacagaatGTATATTTCACATAATTGTTGAATAAGATATCtgtctataaataattatttaccttCTTTTACTTCCGGTTCTTCTACGTCTACATGTAACGTATCTGCTTCTGCTTCAAATACTATTGTTTCCGATTTcttgatgaaataaaataaatcagccTCTTgacaaatacaatatttatcaagtacaagactttttaattctttcaaaaatttggGCGCGCTGCTCTCTGATGAAAACACAAAGTGTAAAGGTACTTTATCCATCAAACAACTGGATTTTCCAACGGAATCTGACACATGTTGCGCTATGAATCTTAACGTGTCTGCGCTCGGCGAAGGATGATCCAAAAGTGCCGTCGCGGTCTCGTCTCGCAACAGCCATTCAATCTCGTCCTTTAAGCTGATTACTGCATGATGCTGAGGCGGTTGCAACATTCTCTCCTGCATCGATTCATTTTTTGCGTTTCCATCCGGACTGGTACCGCTCGGCATGCTACCAACTGTCGAGCCACTGCAGTAAGATGTCG includes the following:
- the LOC140668048 gene encoding KICSTOR complex protein SZT2, producing the protein MASVRNEDKTILEAETIFLLMKKGFPISRNVRAQWLLEHLDSVISIQCPSIKNKEIPELEIISVLPKDKPASWSIDTSYQFLYKVVSTTSIIFLAHKYRIVFSLDLSPSLATVDIQNGEIVIDEVCLATKRCLEGITKPFTIPGSKRIMQPEIYVTVIAHTPFFTTPAQQVLVQGWLITADNVNSLTQYIEKQLYLLEERVATVTSIANQQLENLRAESERLVGRLFEESSNCLNKNNCNISIVSPEASFVNMLRYGMLALTLLPEHSCAHMIIVTDGIVGIKNAQTLDSIIQQLRATTVACSFLCVGSTYDPHCADGLVPYQDLLYFIAAATLGSYISFTSYLVPARATDMNFYHKHFLCWQLYRDVFGDDTSDCHTCWRTENNCFHGHKTGQLLRKKQIDDKVTCTLSSLLCCRLREGYLIKKASIRDDILEINFVLLWKTNVFLEYLVTCPWSTKSLSLSNVIQYTITIEAPYEFLHDITCLSKKPLNSHYRQSVISRFWTALTSLTESDNMLAHFSWFPGSGWTWYSVPDTIRSGMPVFYLSSYPSPSTVQLSDAACPQFGQIWQPVVSLDPLQWARWMHTQRITLILAYDRPLPRHLHQANQSGRYQCVQSRQAAAVLYAMLKNWATFVLVENHTYVQFIYREAEKPPVSFSLIRINCKALCVVLNIAFAGGTEGVVRHNVVVDLVDRLSKLTLPNRPTEQREIPCCTIIHKSLERILVRYERIPSNLSMIVFPDGTQPTCTRTALGLLGSSLTTTLSRYLYHNRWLWHVKRPFVQTIPGITLPRLNITAIARILSTITKIRLGEGFNFAYSAAGITNMVLEVQMQGFGNDENFYPCIIQYVLFPPHVVPNAALERDSGTEDDTEEGVGEAEVWTEDSEGYSDFQIVTEVWVEPQCGYVQMPTQSTAIYMHPLQYHQLPDAIARIDEECINALLTLEYLSLLCQVTPAEKDTEIVFGQAHQGARYHSVMGISTERISECPNSTEPLETTPIIDERIHPMYFSFDTLSILSKCQQAELLFSMFADDSVHVDEDRDSANRILMGNFLEHMKQLHNKELLFTSAESQRFTRMLLSRPRENNSPLPFFMQGEKIYKDDASDIYPRWKCFVKGISTTHVIITILPATEKDVRLITYTGDSCTSNNSEKNCNSDIFDLDINEKISSSTSYSKDTNLSDFLALERRESKNSSQFITAKANEEHNFGHADNETSLIIPVYVYDCSLALLIDALVGQLQMPQNKDIYQDHTFKIGEQICEDFISLKSESNTKPSSPEPKSEDSDNISSDQRSLMEHCKLLSLAHCHCYVVAVYKSLALQQSLSYEDMESAVAQCEENLIEINITNYLRSVCRHLSMLPENSLLDQLKISACNGVKPLHNLIKNKFKRIMAVAFRPVPAHPEFYYCLPSWMSEKLEVASQRTDSDDDLDEFTCHSEIPAPKTDNSSNQVSQAVNITWPTTNLHNEKLSHCNSKDSLTSDFEEENTWNTKDQPLFLHLSCSIRFRSELCSIPVKLMPTCFTEIIQRINDSKEKTLVDLSPDDLKATLDIICLNLPKEVLEVSLERYPALRTTSYCSGSTVGSMPSGTSPDGNAKNESMQERMLQPPQHHAVISLKDEIEWLLRDETATALLDHPSPSADTLRFIAQHVSDSVGKSSCLMDKVPLHFVFSSESSAPKFLKELKSLVLDKYCICQEADLFYFIKKSETIVFEAEADTLHVDVEEPEVKEDETVENVEQEEMSTMIQINGQDSGDAPGYYSELSSLAEGKHGTDDGYEGDSSNSDDDYQWLIELDKRRDRLPNFWLILNVESSHVNVYFHCRFLELSSPEVDCYLQIQKMLLAQIKAICRRVNQYLLLQNLHDTRICDPLLEPESTEDYNTWRGENSGESGNLFQNHTSSTLNDTPGMFRCPVIWEEPFNLHPRLKTGPGRSGLSRGIKALHGVLNRLSVNNRNNMFVYQENNENVFYLRLHEQTNDGKPLQNKLSESDEKLVVSRSNSVASLSQAKGIGSLTNDHMISNDTRPRVRSFGEKESDILNRTGDSIILMVHGISEAGPEVKRDLVQVLQNRLDDAVLEVLSVMLARNPMCKLTPADVHFIQKPYKSPECIIQLSVQPHCLPYINALGYYLRQNILQFLYIPKYTDLGTHYHFQDYSSLDGIRRRVSESDIFLYNQSHSSGSKGIACIALAITDAKGESVADDYKSNLPKLFRVENFENIVSTIVYDHKSEFKPNAEALIEFRIWKQGRVNLESLILKLSSAVKHGTWDLVTEYNLLATPLTESIAASSSPVFKETTEKLENKDAQTPVKTSQSQKIVDNLTINQYELGEEGKLNEIYRTTLAQWFQFALEIGVPAVKKHEVIIHHRHAIPVIVRELQNLIRCQDPDTSSKVFVLQDRQPFVNQNIVSHKASRWSEGFRNSSDQSTENTNQKNTNSIYVPHEFNKDEQTTYIKCILVARNFHQWKASLSKEIDPELLAPKDQKQLQKFNPLISESNFVPRQRILLAEISSDNIIIYMYNWSKEKSEKLIKQTTSLGTWLSSRSSLFTNIIMQKLGIFHHKLIREPQQREHSSQFYQINDMENLAKFPTQLNTDNKDWTRSSRAQSTKNNAFSWTQVVGQAMRDAKPNAPHLHNTTDAIVKAAYDLQDLRHREKKIKEDLEKLYAMWQSRTSNIPISLNALNTFKQHSRLIHFCHTPLLFLPAWRLQSAATRDHSLTPPQTSDFNLNDGLNVSHQQSSQAVQSKQEATNAIMIKWHQELCKSMLSEYKQYLQILGFNPIQVESPHKIDEEHAQQQQSYYLKKPMLGGILLFEIHLSQPFFIVKLHIVEYNRLQTKTSSGMMNQFVLSFVDICDKIQINMHLHSFTYDFHLRCIHSYIAGTGLWSLQQGYHLTHFMDDFIKYYSKAPNYARNLIYSDIITIRNIAISARTLYSYLLSHEKEYNMRVFVMSSEFQESHDNEYVLIKLQSTPLVSYCDAHDTRYTDDFDVALIVSRVEQCPQIERTEITLKYYLMLTSKRELYPKREVENNKLGKFRTVYSVGKSTTESYTESSMVESSPVSQIPRPFTRDNSRTEMCIDQQERTVLDSNDVTIKDNDVKITSFNIHNNLAPTPPPVPNSPLAQNSSVNSSSSSSPHLVQIRQESVNYLGYYSSHEQLMQQMIMSQANAAHQHITNMVERGALQCRTHLLWDKLLENKSSMTYNEFSELCSLAHIEPLPNLDPRLGPLVNQPVSWYQTLSKVLQNKYQEHHKQFITSDGNVTHHLILHPTLLQAFMMLTIDLHTSRGDLCAVYRKSTEINIPMNMEEVYALVEGFVNACCFHLWMGLCSQ